The DNA region AGCACCGGTTATCGTTTATCTGGTCAGCTCTCAACAGACCGGCAAACAGCAAAAGGGACAGAAGCACCACTGATTGAGTCGTTTTTTTGATCGTGAGTGCTTTTTCATAACAGTTCACACATACCCCCAACTGCAAACCACCGTTCAACCCGGATCAACCGACCGAGCGGTCAGGCTACCTTAACGAACATCCGACAATATAGCCTTCTTACCGTATAGTGCCTGCCTTTTCATACCTGCCAGCCCCTGCTCATAAACCATTCAAATCCTTTTGCCTTTTTAGAACAGTTGAACTTTGCATCCATCAACCAAGGTGGCGATAATATAAACAGTCCTCCATAGCTCAAACGCCCCTCTATAACCTTTTTATCAATAAAAAAGGAGCAAGCCATGGCACTGATCAGCCTCAGACAGCTTCTCGACCACGCTGCCGAGAACCGTTACGGCGTCCCTGCCTTTAACGTCAACAACCTGGAACAGATGCGCGCCATCATGGAAGCAGCCGACGAAACGGATTCGCCGGTCATTGTTCAGGCTTCCGCCGGAGCCCGGAAATACGCTGGCGCCCCCTTCCTGAGACACCTGATACTGGCGGCCATTGAAGAGTTTCCACACATTCCCGTAGTCATGCATCAGGATCACGGCACCAGCCCCGCCGTCTGTCAGCGTTCAATACAACTGGGCTTTTCTTCTGTCATGATGGACGGCTCACTGAAAGAAGATGGTAAAACCCCTTCCAGCTACGAATACAATGTTGAGGTGACCCGCCGAACCGTTGAAATGGCTCATGCCTGTGGAGTTTCTGTAGAAGGGGAACTAGGCTGCCTCGGCTCTCTGGAAACCGGTGAAGCAGGTGAAGAAGACGGCGTTGGCGCCGCGGGTAAACTGTCCCATGACCAGCTACTGACCGACCCCGACGAAGCTGCAGAGTTTGTTCAGGCCACCCATGTCGATGCCCTCGCCATCGCCTGCGGTACCAGCCATGGTGCCTACAAATTCACCCGTCCTCCGACTGGCGACATCCTTGCCATTGACAGAATCCGCGAGATACACAAACGCATACCCAACACCCACCTGGTGATGCACGGTTCTTCATCAGTACCACAGGACTGGCTCAAGATTATTAACGACAACGGTGGAGAAATACCGGAAACCTACGGCGTTCCTGTCGAGCAGATCCAGGAAGGCATTCGCCATGGGGTACGCAAGGTCAATATCGACACCGATCTGCGCCTGGCATCAACAGGGGCCATTCGCCGTTTTATGCAGGAAAACAAATCAGAGTTTGACCCACGCAAATACCTTACTGTCGCCACCCGGGCAATGAAAGACATCTGCCTTCAGCGCTATCAGACTTTTGAAACGGCAGGCAATGCTTCAAAAATCAGGGCATTAAGCCTGGAAACCATGTTCGACCTCTACAACAAGGGCAACCTTGACCCCAAAATCCAGTAATCCGGATAACCGGTTGCCAGGAGTCCGACCTGTGCAACCGGTTTCATGCGCCAGGTCATATCAGCACCGCCTGCAAAAGTGTTATAACGTCTGTCATCATCCCGACCTCTATAAATTTCAAAATAAACCGGAGAATGTCAGATATGCTGTATGGACTGGATATCGGCGGCACCAAGATGGAGCTGACTGCCTACAACGACCGCTACGAAAGAACGTTCAGCAAACGCATCCCAACACCTGTCGACAACTACGACTCTTTCAGACAAAGCATACAGACCCTGATTCAGGAAACCGATGAGCAACTCAACGTAAGGGGCTGTGTCGGCATTGGTATTCCGGGCTTTATTGAACCGGATTCCGCAAAAGCAGTGATTGCCAACATCCCATGCGCCAATGGTAAAAACCTTCAGTCCGACCTGGAATACATACTGAACCGACCCATTAAAATAGAAAACGACGCCAACTGCTTTACTATCTCAGAAGCTATTGGCGGTGCCGGTGAAGGTTTTGACA from Endozoicomonas sp. NE40 includes:
- the fba gene encoding class II fructose-bisphosphate aldolase (catalyzes the reversible aldol condensation of dihydroxyacetonephosphate and glyceraldehyde 3-phosphate in the Calvin cycle, glycolysis, and/or gluconeogenesis) gives rise to the protein MALISLRQLLDHAAENRYGVPAFNVNNLEQMRAIMEAADETDSPVIVQASAGARKYAGAPFLRHLILAAIEEFPHIPVVMHQDHGTSPAVCQRSIQLGFSSVMMDGSLKEDGKTPSSYEYNVEVTRRTVEMAHACGVSVEGELGCLGSLETGEAGEEDGVGAAGKLSHDQLLTDPDEAAEFVQATHVDALAIACGTSHGAYKFTRPPTGDILAIDRIREIHKRIPNTHLVMHGSSSVPQDWLKIINDNGGEIPETYGVPVEQIQEGIRHGVRKVNIDTDLRLASTGAIRRFMQENKSEFDPRKYLTVATRAMKDICLQRYQTFETAGNASKIRALSLETMFDLYNKGNLDPKIQ